DNA from Triplophysa dalaica isolate WHDGS20190420 chromosome 21, ASM1584641v1, whole genome shotgun sequence:
AAGTTTCTTTGGATCTATTTTCATGCTTATGTATTGATCATAGGCTGAAAAACAAAGAGTTTAACATAGGGTGTGTTTCATGcagtaaaaacaaacagtttcatCTGGACAGGCTATCACAGTGTGTGAAAAAACACTGACACCACATGCTGTTTCAGAAGTATGCAGTGACGAGCAGTGCAAAGGCATTCTGGGAATTTGATCAAGAAAGAAATCTGGAGCAAACGTCAGATGAGGTAAAAGTGAAACTGTAAAACACTGCCTTTAGAAAAAGAAATGTGCTCGCAAATGTTTGTAACAAGGTAAAGGTAAAGCAAGGTAAAGATCCTAAGAAACGTACTAATACTTGTTTTTCTCACCCGTCAATGTTTGATTGAACGGCGCATTTGCCAAAGCAATACAATCCCCCCAGATCTGGCTTTGTTCATCGTATGACATCACAAACAAGAGGTCGCATGAATCGGCGATGGCAACGTAGTCATAACAGCGTTTATCTATGCATTTGGGTGACCACGCCACATCAAATGATACCTGTAATAGAGAAGACTACATCTCAGTGGTCTTGACAATAACAGACATGACATTGTTTCCTGTATTATTCTGTATCACCTGAGAGCCGGGGATCTCTTTGTGGAAACTCTCGGTGGTCTCCTTTACAAGGGCTGTCAAAGCATAGTACTGCGGAGACTGGGCCTCCACCGCCTGCTCAATGTCTATGTTTATTCCATCCATGAATTGACTCTTTGCCAACTGGACCTTTTCTTGGATCCAAATTGTCCTGTTTACTGGATCCACGATGTCTGAGAGTGATACATCACCTGACAAGAGCATTTCACATCAGATACACACAGTAACACAACAACTACATGAATTTCTACTTTCTTACTAACTGTGTTTGTGACCAGTTTGGGGGTAATTCGCCCAATTAAAGAATTAAACACAAGTAAAAATACGTCATGTCATAGCTACCTTTCAGAACCAGCCGAGCCCCTTTAGCATGAGCGTAACACATGAGCTCCGCATCAAACTTTCCAAAAGCTGCAACCGTCGTCACTTCGGACCAATCGTAAAATTTCCAAGCCTTTCCACCAACATCGAATACAAACACCTGGAAGAGATGCGTTAACTGCACATGTTAGGCAACAGAGAACATTGTTATCCATCTCCTGCTGACTCAGTGACATAAATGTAGTGAGTTTATGATGTCATGTCTATATCACATGATAAAACGGGAAAGTATTTTAGCTCAATGACttcatatatacagtactgAACATCATTCTATCATATTAGTCATCATATTAGTATCAATACATTCCAACCACCAACTTTCATTATGACACTTATTCGTATATAGCCTACACTTTAAAAATGCGTTTAGACATCTTGTTGCAAAGTTTTGGAGGACATGGGTTGGTCATTTCCAAGTTTCCCCCCTATTTCATAAGTCATACGAACGTTCTCTCACTCATAAAATAGTAAATAGCATGCAATCGAATCGAGCCATTGGCTGAAGTTGTCCGGGTCCAGACTGTCACTCACCTCAAACGCCGGCTGGTGTCGGATGGGTTTGCAGAGGTCCTCGCGCGCGCACGGGCAAATGTTTGCGCTTACAAGTGCAGACAAATTTAGCGCGATTAAAGGCAAAGCAATCCACATTGTTTATAAAACAGATGATATGACGCTGTGATTGAAAGCGGAAACAACATTGACATGTGACACCACAGAAACATAAAGCGGGTGGGGGCTTGGGAAACAAGAATGGAGAGTTCGTCAAACTGGGCGGAAAACGGCGACTTTCGCGCTTGCTATTGATCTGAGGATCTCATTCGATTCTCAGAACAGAACAGAAGTGACAACAGGCACACTGGCAACATTATGGGTTGTCTGGGGAGGAGGACCATCCTCAGAGCTGACATGAAAGGGCCCTCACGTTCCCCAGACCTAAATCCAGTTGAGAACCTCTGGGATCTCATGTTTCTGAAGCCGTCAAGTAGCACCATTAGCTCTTATGCTCTGATCCAGGTCTGGGAGGAGATCCCCATGTGCTGTCTCATCAGGAATATGCCCAGACACAACTGGGACTGACTTACATTACTGtgataaaatacaaacaagTTGAGAAagagtattttctttttttttcagtgttttagtGTAATTCCTGACATGATTGTGTTGATGATTGACTCTCATTGACcacaattgtcatttttttcttacaaCATTATGCAAAGTAAGTGAAGAGTTTTAACCTGAAATTGTGTTCATTGAGATGTAATACAGTGTGAGTTAGGTGTTCACTTAACTTTTTTAACAGTGTGTTTGCTGTTGTGGTGTTCGGCTGACTACACGCGAGCATCACTTAACAtatgttttgttgaaaacaaTACAAGCCATATAATCATTGAGAGAAAGCAGTAATatactgtttacatttattaataaaaaaatataattttagcGAACTATTCTATGAATCTATGTCAACAATCTTTGTTTGAGCTACAGCGCCCCCCCTGTAGGATAAAACAGTAACAACAAGTCAACTCTACTTGTTTGCGTTCGGACTGCCCTCTCTCAACTTCCTTAATGTGCAGAGGTGGTGCTGCAATAccgtaaaatgtaaataataatttaaaaagcttGACAACTTTTTCCTACACCCAACAACAAAATCAAGACTTTGCAAAACGGTAGGCCTGTATAAACAGGACCTGAATTCATGTAAAAAATGGCACAAAATATTTCAGACTGTTGTATTTACTGTCCTTGTATCCCATTTGTGAAAAATGCCAATCCCCTGGCCTGGGGGGCTCACCGGGGGCTGCTTGAAATGTTAAAGTTTTACATTATTagtattgcatataggaatttataatatgtttaatatttgacatgtttttctctctcctttatctttaatgtgtgctttcactatgcgtgcgtgtctgtctgtgtgtgtgtgtgtgtgtgtgcttgtctgCGTGTGTttccgtgtgtgtgtctttgtctatgtgtgttagtatgtatgcatattgtgtgtgtggtagaGGTTGTATGttggtatgtctgtcttctgtgcttccttttttcttgtttttacaggtatatgactataattgatttgcttatagtcaatatgtcttaTGTACAGCTGcgttgtaacaatgaaaattgtaatataactatataaataaagttaagttGGGTCTTTACAAAAGGTGAGAAAACTCAGATGTCAAAGTGCACTAGGTGAATAGCCCCATGCAATAACAGGGACAGTTCATTTGTCACACGCTCCCTTCTgtgatataaaatgtattttgttcttATAAACTGTGGGAATAAATGTTGCTAAGtagtgtttgatgtgtgttttgATGGTGGAATTATGTTTAATGGATATCAACTGCTTCTGAACCTTAACTAAATCAATAGTTTACATCCACTAGGGGGAGTGCTTTACTTACAATTGTTTTTCATACAATTTGACTGGTTCTGTGACCCTCTTTGTAACCTTCAACAGGAACTGTCTGTCCAGTTCAAGAACTGACATTTcatgtgaaacaaaaaaacactgtaaaaatactaTCAATGTCACATTAAACCCTCAGTGGTTTAATGTTCTGCTTGATCTGTCTACAGGACAAGCAATGGTTTCTCCATAAGTTgcttatatttatttctttatgctGGCCAGTTGTCAAGCAGTGGCGGTCATTGTTGTCATGACGTTTCTTTGTGACCTAAGGACCATCGTCACCACCTGTTCAGGCAAGTGTATGTTTGTCCAGTGCATCTCAACTTTTTCCACTTTAACAACACTTACCCTTCTTAATTTCAAAATAGTtatgaaaaaaactgttcacTGACCATTTTCTGGAgttaagtaaaacatttttttgtgcaaaGACCTCTCGAGTGGCTCATGTATTAagaaacacatcacacatgcaTTCTAATTAGATGTTAGGGATCAATAACAGTGTGCACCCTACTGAAGAA
Protein-coding regions in this window:
- the ctbs gene encoding di-N-acetylchitobiase is translated as MWIALPLIALNLSALVSANICPCAREDLCKPIRHQPAFEVFVFDVGGKAWKFYDWSEVTTVAAFGKFDAELMCYAHAKGARLVLKGDVSLSDIVDPVNRTIWIQEKVQLAKSQFMDGINIDIEQAVEAQSPQYYALTALVKETTESFHKEIPGSQVSFDVAWSPKCIDKRCYDYVAIADSCDLLFVMSYDEQSQIWGDCIALANAPFNQTLTAYDQYISMKIDPKKLVMGLPWYGYDYTCLNFSKDGVCSIPKVPFRGAPCSDASGRQIPYRIMMKQINSSMSGRLWDDNQRSPYYNYKDTEGRVHQVWYDDPESIALKAAYVAQNGLKGIGMWNGNLLDYSADPIARQQTSDMWNALTPSSHRETAAVS